From one Butyricimonas faecihominis genomic stretch:
- a CDS encoding RNA polymerase sigma-70 factor, with protein sequence MKNQNDLDHDLQHIFDKYAKNLCLYALNYLETEADAEDIVQDVFIRCWEKRDILLSDEKVIKTYLFNSVRNACLDKIEKKDVMRYHIDIIKQEIIDEETITFDEKLLLEIREELAQMPDQTQKVITRVFMQDMKYQEVADDLHISINTVKTLLRNGIKHLRSHFSQHLELLIFYLQKATR encoded by the coding sequence ATGAAAAATCAAAACGATCTCGACCACGATTTGCAGCACATCTTCGATAAATACGCGAAGAACTTGTGTCTTTACGCCCTCAATTACTTGGAGACAGAGGCCGATGCGGAAGACATCGTGCAGGATGTCTTCATTCGTTGTTGGGAAAAAAGAGATATTCTGTTATCAGACGAAAAGGTGATAAAAACCTATCTTTTCAATTCTGTCAGAAACGCTTGCTTGGACAAAATAGAGAAAAAAGATGTCATGCGTTACCACATCGACATTATAAAGCAAGAAATTATTGACGAGGAAACCATCACGTTTGACGAAAAACTCCTTCTGGAAATCAGAGAAGAACTGGCACAAATGCCCGATCAAACCCAAAAAGTCATTACCCGTGTATTCATGCAGGATATGAAATACCAAGAAGTCGCCGACGATCTCCACATCTCGATCAACACCGTCAAAACCTTGTTACGCAACGGGATCAAACACCTGCGTTCCCACTTCTCTCAACACCTAGAACTCTTAATTTTCTATCTCCAAAAAGCGACACGATAA
- a CDS encoding glycoside hydrolase family 3 C-terminal domain-containing protein has translation MRKQKIWLFLVFFLPVISVCGDGVYKKSGKGFRDLNKNGKLDPYENPAESVEVRLQDLLRQMTLEEKVGQLVHTLGWNYYEKDENGQVRLTDLFRSDLKNRYIGCFWATLRADPWTRKTLRTGLSPREAAEMTNAMQRYARDSTRLGIPLFLAEECPHGHMAIGTTVFPTAIGRASTWNTELEERVAEIVALEARLQGGHIGYGPVLDVARELRWSRVEEGYGEDPFLSGSMGSAYVRGLQGGNVGSGENVIATLKHFTAYGVPEGGHNAGMAHVGVRELLTELSYPFEMAVKAGALSLMTAYNEVDGIPCTANPFLTNQLLRDQWGFAGFVVSDLYSIDGLISQRVAASREEAGILALRSGVDSDLGGNCFSTDLVKACREGRLAEADIDRAVSRILRLKFKMGLFDNPYVKVKKAEKLIGTPGHREVAREVARQSVVLLKNENQLLPLSKEVKRVAVIGPNADNVYNQLGDYTAPQAPGSVITVLEGIRQKLPGAEVCYVKGCAVRDTLDTSIGEACETAKNSDVVVVVLGGSSARDFETDFLETGAAVANERKESDMESGEGFDRIGLSLMGKQVELLKTLYATGKPVVLVMIQGRPLELNWAAEHIPAILTAWYPGGEGGRAIADVLFGDYNPAGRLPLSYPRHVGQLPVYYNHKSAGRHDYVEGTAAPLYPFGYGLSYTTFVYEGIDVRVEGDSVRVSVDVKNVGGRAGDEVVQLYLRDEQASVVTPFMQLKAFQRVHLTSGESRRVEFVLTGEHLRVLDASLNWRVEPGWFTVMIGASSQDIRQRTRFRID, from the coding sequence ATGCGGAAACAAAAGATTTGGTTATTTCTCGTGTTTTTTCTCCCGGTGATTTCCGTTTGTGGGGATGGGGTTTACAAGAAGAGTGGGAAGGGATTTCGGGACCTGAACAAGAATGGCAAGCTGGATCCTTACGAGAATCCGGCAGAGAGCGTGGAGGTGCGTTTGCAGGACTTACTCCGGCAAATGACGCTGGAAGAAAAAGTGGGACAGTTGGTTCATACCTTAGGCTGGAATTATTACGAGAAGGATGAAAATGGTCAGGTTCGGTTGACGGACTTGTTTCGGTCGGATCTGAAAAATCGTTATATCGGGTGTTTTTGGGCAACGCTGAGGGCTGACCCGTGGACCCGAAAGACTTTAAGGACGGGCTTGTCCCCGCGGGAGGCGGCAGAGATGACGAATGCCATGCAGCGTTACGCACGGGATAGCACTCGTTTGGGAATTCCCTTGTTTTTGGCGGAAGAGTGTCCGCACGGGCATATGGCTATCGGGACGACGGTGTTTCCCACGGCTATCGGGAGGGCAAGTACGTGGAACACGGAACTGGAGGAGCGAGTGGCCGAAATCGTGGCATTGGAGGCCCGTTTACAAGGGGGACATATCGGTTACGGGCCTGTGCTGGATGTTGCCCGGGAATTGCGTTGGTCTCGGGTGGAAGAGGGATACGGGGAAGATCCTTTCTTGAGTGGGAGTATGGGAAGTGCTTATGTCCGGGGGTTACAGGGAGGAAACGTGGGGAGTGGCGAAAATGTTATAGCCACGTTGAAACACTTCACGGCTTACGGGGTGCCTGAAGGCGGGCATAATGCCGGGATGGCTCATGTGGGAGTGCGGGAATTGTTGACAGAGTTGTCCTATCCTTTCGAGATGGCAGTGAAAGCGGGGGCGTTATCATTGATGACGGCCTATAACGAGGTGGATGGGATTCCTTGTACGGCGAATCCATTCCTGACGAATCAGCTTTTACGGGATCAGTGGGGATTTGCGGGATTCGTGGTTTCGGATCTCTACTCGATAGACGGGTTGATATCGCAGCGAGTGGCAGCCAGCCGGGAAGAGGCCGGGATATTAGCTTTACGTTCGGGAGTGGATTCCGATTTGGGTGGAAATTGTTTTAGTACCGATTTGGTGAAAGCTTGCCGGGAGGGGCGATTGGCCGAGGCTGACATTGACCGGGCCGTGAGTCGTATTTTACGGTTAAAGTTTAAAATGGGATTGTTTGATAATCCATACGTGAAGGTGAAGAAGGCAGAAAAGCTGATCGGCACGCCCGGGCATCGGGAGGTGGCGAGGGAAGTGGCTCGCCAGTCTGTTGTGTTGCTGAAAAATGAAAATCAATTGTTACCCTTGTCGAAGGAGGTGAAACGGGTAGCGGTTATCGGGCCGAATGCAGATAATGTTTATAATCAGTTGGGAGACTATACGGCACCACAGGCACCCGGTTCGGTAATTACTGTACTCGAAGGTATCCGGCAAAAGTTGCCCGGTGCGGAAGTCTGTTACGTGAAAGGGTGTGCCGTGCGGGACACGTTGGACACGTCGATCGGGGAGGCTTGTGAGACTGCAAAAAATTCCGATGTTGTTGTGGTGGTTTTGGGGGGGTCTAGCGCACGGGATTTTGAAACGGATTTCTTGGAGACAGGGGCTGCCGTTGCGAATGAACGCAAGGAGAGTGACATGGAGTCAGGAGAGGGGTTTGACCGGATTGGTTTGTCGCTGATGGGCAAACAAGTGGAATTATTGAAAACGTTATATGCCACGGGTAAGCCCGTCGTGCTGGTCATGATTCAGGGGCGTCCCTTGGAGTTGAACTGGGCCGCGGAACATATCCCGGCGATTTTAACGGCTTGGTATCCGGGCGGTGAGGGTGGTCGGGCCATTGCGGACGTGTTGTTCGGGGATTATAACCCTGCCGGACGGCTCCCCTTGTCTTATCCTCGTCACGTGGGGCAATTACCCGTGTATTATAATCATAAATCTGCCGGACGACATGATTATGTGGAGGGAACTGCTGCCCCATTATATCCTTTCGGGTACGGGTTGAGTTACACGACTTTTGTTTACGAGGGGATTGATGTGCGTGTCGAGGGGGATTCGGTTCGGGTTTCGGTAGATGTGAAGAATGTGGGAGGACGTGCTGGAGATGAGGTGGTTCAATTGTATTTGCGGGACGAACAGGCATCGGTGGTTACTCCTTTCATGCAGCTCAAGGCTTTTCAACGGGTTCATTTGACTTCGGGAGAATCCCGAAGGGTTGAATTTGTCCTTACAGGAGAACATTTACGAGTGCTTGATGCCTCGCTGAACTGGCGGGTTGAGCCGGGATGGTTCACGGTGATGATCGGGGCTTCATCACAAGATATTCGGCAAAGGACTAGATTTAGAATAGATTGA
- a CDS encoding serine dehydratase subunit alpha family protein, translating to MNQVTDQQIIEILRKEAVPALGCTEPVACALACAKCKEVLGGVPERLDVLVSGNIYKNGMGVGIPGTGMVGLPIAAALGAVCGKSEYGLEVLKEVNVGDNLQRAKDMLGQVTVSLKEDAPDKLYAEALATKGNDTVKVIIAHTHTNIVLVEKNGEEIFKREFRLDTSKPEDKGPELSVKRIWDFVHEVDVKDIEFVLQGAEMNKAISAEGLNSEYGLQIGKTLKENIDKGLLEDDLLNRTLIRATAASDARMDGCPKPVMTNSGSGNQGITVYLPVVVAAEKFGASREQLARALALSNLIAVHIHHYMGHLSALCGILIAGTGAASAITYLMGGTYDNMVNTIKTMCSNLTGMMCDGAKQGCALKVYSGVSAAVQAALLSMRGIKTNNDGIVEEDIERTIRNVGLIGTKGMEETDKTILNIMCNKK from the coding sequence ATGAATCAAGTAACAGATCAACAAATCATTGAAATATTGAGAAAAGAGGCCGTTCCGGCCTTGGGGTGTACCGAACCGGTAGCCTGTGCTTTGGCGTGTGCAAAGTGTAAAGAAGTATTGGGGGGTGTGCCCGAGCGTTTGGACGTACTGGTTAGTGGTAATATTTACAAGAATGGTATGGGTGTTGGCATTCCGGGAACAGGAATGGTCGGGTTGCCTATTGCTGCCGCTTTGGGCGCTGTTTGTGGAAAATCGGAGTACGGGTTGGAAGTGTTGAAAGAGGTGAACGTGGGGGATAACTTGCAGCGTGCGAAAGATATGTTAGGTCAGGTGACGGTTTCTTTGAAAGAGGATGCGCCGGATAAATTGTATGCCGAGGCTTTGGCCACGAAAGGAAATGATACGGTGAAGGTGATTATTGCTCACACGCATACTAATATCGTTTTGGTGGAGAAGAACGGGGAAGAGATTTTCAAAAGAGAATTCCGTCTGGATACGTCAAAACCGGAAGATAAAGGACCGGAATTGAGCGTGAAGCGTATCTGGGATTTCGTGCATGAAGTGGACGTGAAGGACATCGAGTTCGTGTTGCAGGGTGCCGAGATGAACAAGGCAATCTCAGCCGAGGGATTGAACTCGGAGTATGGGTTACAGATTGGTAAGACATTAAAAGAAAATATAGATAAGGGGTTGTTGGAAGATGACTTGCTAAACCGCACGTTGATTCGTGCTACGGCAGCATCGGATGCCCGTATGGATGGATGCCCGAAACCGGTGATGACGAACTCCGGTAGTGGTAATCAAGGAATCACGGTATATCTGCCGGTGGTGGTGGCTGCCGAGAAATTTGGGGCATCCCGTGAACAATTGGCTCGTGCTTTGGCATTGAGTAACTTGATTGCCGTGCATATTCACCATTACATGGGACACCTTTCAGCTCTTTGTGGTATTCTGATTGCCGGAACTGGTGCGGCATCCGCAATCACCTATTTGATGGGAGGAACTTACGATAACATGGTGAACACGATCAAGACGATGTGTTCTAATTTGACGGGTATGATGTGTGACGGGGCAAAACAGGGATGTGCTTTGAAGGTATATTCCGGGGTATCGGCTGCCGTACAGGCCGCTTTGTTGTCCATGAGAGGAATCAAGACGAATAATGATGGAATCGTGGAGGAAGATATTGAACGTACCATTCGGAACGTGGGTTTGATCGGAACGAAGGGTATGGAGGAGACGGATAAGACGATCTTGAATATCATGTGCAATAAGAAATAA
- a CDS encoding SPOR domain-containing protein — protein sequence MKLTLVILSLFITSLAWAQTDSIPPVKKEIDFVKQLSETDSITGGKVIIHADPKIEQLLKLNISVNRKEQLFQGYRIQILSRSSYGTNVDTLKSYTKRFEEEFPDIPAYLQYTDPDFKIRVGNFRTRIEAIPALKRIRKKYSGAYPVKTTIYLQELNPVVEQDTVTAPPVGF from the coding sequence ATGAAATTAACACTCGTCATATTATCACTTTTCATCACGTCCCTCGCTTGGGCGCAAACAGATTCTATTCCCCCGGTCAAAAAAGAGATTGACTTCGTGAAACAACTCTCGGAAACAGATTCTATTACCGGAGGTAAAGTGATCATTCATGCCGATCCGAAAATCGAACAACTATTAAAACTGAATATTTCCGTGAACCGGAAAGAACAGCTTTTTCAAGGGTATCGCATCCAAATCCTATCCCGTAGTTCATACGGTACGAACGTGGACACGCTGAAAAGCTATACCAAACGATTCGAAGAAGAGTTCCCGGACATTCCGGCATACCTGCAATACACTGATCCTGATTTTAAAATCCGGGTAGGTAATTTCCGCACCCGCATCGAGGCAATCCCTGCCTTGAAACGAATCCGTAAAAAGTACTCAGGTGCTTATCCGGTAAAAACGACTATTTACCTACAAGAATTGAATCCCGTAGTGGAGCAAGACACGGTTACGGCACCACCCGTGGGATTTTAG
- the clpX gene encoding ATP-dependent Clp protease ATP-binding subunit ClpX has translation MQDKCSFCGRSRSEVDLLISGVDGFICDMCAQQAYDIVQEEQRGHSTPLDMDHIEVKKPIEIKQFMDQYVIGQDEAKKHLAVAVYNHYKRLTQKHSNDDVEIEKSNIIMVGRTGTGKTLLARTIAKMLHVPFTIVDATVLTEAGYVGEDIESILTRLLQAADYDVDAAEKGIVFIDEIDKIARKGDNPSITRDVSGEGVQQGLLKLLEGSIVNVPPQGGRKHPDQKMIPVNTKNILFICGGAFDGIEKKIAQRMNTQVVGFTASKETAVLDRDNMLQYIAPQDLKSFGLIPEIIGRLPVLTYLEPLDRQALRNILTEPKNAIIRQYVKLFELDNITLNFNEEVFEYIVDKAVEFKLGARGLRSICEAIMTDLMFEIPSQNCESITITKEYAESKMDRLTAQKLRA, from the coding sequence ATGCAAGACAAATGTTCATTTTGCGGAAGATCACGCAGTGAGGTTGATCTTCTGATTTCCGGGGTAGACGGTTTTATCTGTGATATGTGCGCACAACAGGCGTATGACATTGTACAGGAAGAACAAAGAGGCCATTCTACCCCCCTTGATATGGATCATATCGAAGTCAAAAAACCGATAGAGATCAAACAATTCATGGATCAATATGTAATCGGACAAGACGAGGCGAAAAAGCACCTCGCCGTGGCCGTTTACAACCATTATAAACGATTGACACAGAAACATTCTAATGACGACGTGGAGATCGAGAAGTCAAATATCATCATGGTAGGACGTACGGGAACCGGGAAAACCCTGTTGGCCCGCACTATCGCCAAGATGCTCCACGTCCCTTTCACCATCGTCGATGCCACCGTGTTGACGGAAGCCGGCTACGTGGGCGAGGACATCGAATCCATCTTGACCCGCTTGCTACAAGCTGCCGACTACGACGTGGATGCCGCTGAAAAAGGGATCGTCTTCATCGACGAGATCGACAAGATTGCCCGTAAAGGAGACAACCCGTCCATCACGCGTGACGTGAGCGGTGAAGGAGTGCAACAAGGATTATTGAAACTACTGGAAGGTTCTATCGTGAACGTTCCTCCACAGGGCGGACGTAAACATCCCGACCAGAAGATGATCCCCGTGAACACGAAAAACATCCTGTTCATTTGCGGAGGAGCCTTCGATGGAATTGAAAAGAAAATCGCCCAACGCATGAACACGCAGGTAGTCGGGTTCACGGCAAGCAAAGAAACGGCCGTTCTTGACCGGGACAATATGTTACAATATATCGCACCGCAAGACTTGAAATCTTTCGGGTTGATTCCCGAAATCATCGGTCGTCTCCCGGTACTAACCTATCTGGAGCCGCTGGACCGTCAAGCCCTGCGGAACATCCTGACGGAACCCAAGAATGCTATTATCCGCCAGTACGTGAAACTATTCGAGTTGGATAATATCACGCTGAACTTTAATGAAGAGGTTTTCGAATATATCGTGGACAAGGCTGTTGAATTCAAACTGGGAGCCCGCGGACTACGTTCCATTTGCGAGGCCATCATGACAGACCTGATGTTCGAGATTCCTTCACAAAATTGCGAATCGATCACGATCACCAAAGAATACGCCGAATCCAAGATGGACCGGCTGACTGCACAAAAGCTAAGAGCTTAA
- a CDS encoding ThiF family adenylyltransferase, with amino-acid sequence MDWLSRTELLLGEERLGLLKKAHVLVAGLGGVGAYAAEQLCRAGIGEMTIIDGDCVDVTNKNRQLPALDSNIGKAKAEIMAIRFRDINPDIQLHVINDFIKDDRMIDILEMAKYDYVVDAIDTLAPKIFLIYHSLQKGYRVVSSMGAGGKMDPEQIRIADISKSYNCNLARMLRKRLHKLGVYKGVKVVFSPEEVDPEAVVLSESENKKSNVGTISYMPPLFGCFCASVVIRDITNPI; translated from the coding sequence ATGGATTGGCTGAGTAGAACGGAGTTGCTTCTGGGTGAAGAACGGTTGGGTTTGTTGAAGAAAGCTCACGTGTTGGTGGCAGGATTGGGAGGTGTCGGGGCGTATGCTGCCGAACAATTATGTCGGGCCGGAATCGGAGAGATGACGATTATTGACGGGGATTGTGTGGACGTGACGAATAAAAATCGTCAACTTCCGGCGTTGGATAGTAATATCGGTAAGGCGAAAGCCGAGATCATGGCGATCCGGTTTCGGGATATAAATCCGGATATTCAATTGCACGTGATCAATGATTTTATCAAGGATGACCGCATGATTGATATTCTGGAAATGGCGAAGTATGATTACGTGGTGGATGCTATTGATACATTGGCGCCCAAGATATTTTTAATATACCATAGTTTGCAAAAGGGGTATCGGGTCGTGAGTTCCATGGGAGCCGGGGGCAAGATGGACCCCGAACAAATCCGGATAGCCGATATTTCCAAATCCTATAATTGTAATCTAGCCCGGATGTTACGGAAAAGGCTGCATAAACTGGGTGTCTATAAAGGAGTAAAAGTCGTGTTTTCCCCCGAAGAAGTTGACCCGGAAGCTGTTGTTTTAAGCGAGAGTGAGAATAAAAAGTCGAATGTTGGGACAATTTCTTATATGCCACCTTTGTTTGGGTGTTTCTGTGCCTCGGTGGTGATCCGGGATATTACGAATCCGATTTGA
- a CDS encoding FecR family protein, whose translation MNRISDDVIERIIDFYLGDISEREKMDLERWVKETPGQEQCFKQTLKMCQRLRLSSREERAGGMKTRIQEKWREERLKRRRRFVWGVISSAAAVLLLVGIFHVYYTNRKEPVPETLPKISLLESKHGEREAILQFPSGNEVMLGRENDRTVPLAEGIVLKSDSVKNLFPQPESGKDVMTEEYHTVIVPRGGEYNLTLADGTNVWLNSDSKLKFPLHFVGNQRAVYLEGEAFFEVTSDSLKPFVVKTAEVNVKVLGTSFNVMNYTDEAKVEVALLKGKVKFEDTRNRQTRALVPGEVVRMDKASTSIVLTKEDVSRVSAWRTGYFYFENMSMEELVVKLERWYQVKFTFASEKVKQMRFTGAVTRYRDLEYVLKMIEKTRDISFVDFGDQIKIYEK comes from the coding sequence ATGAACCGAATTTCGGATGATGTAATAGAACGGATTATTGATTTTTACTTGGGAGATATTTCCGAGCGAGAGAAGATGGATTTGGAGAGATGGGTGAAGGAGACTCCGGGGCAAGAGCAATGCTTTAAACAAACCCTGAAGATGTGTCAACGGTTGCGGTTAAGTTCACGTGAGGAACGGGCAGGGGGGATGAAGACCCGGATACAGGAAAAATGGCGGGAAGAAAGGTTGAAACGGCGGAGACGATTCGTGTGGGGCGTGATCTCGTCCGCGGCGGCGGTCTTACTGTTGGTGGGTATTTTCCACGTGTACTACACGAACCGGAAAGAACCGGTGCCGGAGACATTGCCTAAAATCAGTTTGTTGGAGAGTAAGCACGGGGAGAGAGAGGCTATTTTGCAATTTCCATCAGGGAACGAGGTCATGCTGGGTAGAGAGAATGATCGAACCGTGCCATTGGCGGAAGGGATTGTCTTGAAGAGTGATTCAGTGAAAAATCTGTTCCCTCAACCGGAGAGCGGGAAGGACGTGATGACAGAGGAATATCACACGGTGATTGTTCCCCGGGGAGGGGAGTATAATCTGACGCTGGCAGACGGAACGAACGTGTGGTTGAATTCCGATTCGAAGTTGAAGTTCCCTCTTCATTTTGTCGGGAATCAACGAGCCGTTTATTTGGAAGGGGAGGCTTTTTTTGAAGTGACTTCCGATTCGTTAAAGCCTTTTGTGGTGAAAACGGCGGAGGTAAATGTCAAGGTGTTGGGGACGTCGTTTAACGTGATGAATTACACGGATGAGGCGAAGGTTGAAGTGGCATTGTTAAAGGGGAAAGTGAAATTCGAGGATACACGGAATCGACAGACTCGTGCGTTGGTGCCGGGTGAGGTGGTCCGTATGGACAAGGCGAGTACTTCGATCGTTCTCACGAAAGAGGATGTCAGTCGGGTGAGCGCTTGGCGTACCGGGTATTTTTATTTCGAGAATATGTCGATGGAAGAGTTGGTCGTGAAGTTGGAACGCTGGTATCAAGTGAAATTCACTTTTGCCAGCGAGAAGGTGAAACAGATGCGTTTTACCGGGGCCGTGACGAGATACCGGGATCTGGAATACGTGTTGAAAATGATCGAGAAGACGAGGGATATTTCGTTTGTCGATTTCGGAGATCAGATTAAAATATATGAAAAATAA
- a CDS encoding TatD family hydrolase, which produces MNSYVNIHTHHVGEGINILDVGEGKAWVEGEEKRKSVEGQEVFYSVGVHPMKLAGLGENVFTGIEDTVRMEKVIAIGECGLDRRSPICMKTQEEILDVQVGLAEELRKPLIIHCVKAYSELIAVKKRTGSSVSWIIHGYNNNEQILRQLLDHGFYISVGAALLNSRSNAFQLLRMIPVGRLFLENDDKEVEISVIYEAASAILGVDVEALKEITRNNCNQVFRK; this is translated from the coding sequence TTGAATTCGTACGTAAATATACACACGCATCATGTTGGTGAAGGAATTAACATTCTGGATGTTGGTGAAGGAAAGGCGTGGGTAGAAGGAGAAGAAAAACGGAAATCGGTGGAGGGGCAGGAGGTGTTTTATTCCGTGGGGGTTCATCCCATGAAATTAGCCGGGCTGGGAGAGAATGTTTTTACGGGGATAGAGGATACGGTACGGATGGAAAAAGTAATAGCGATAGGAGAGTGCGGTTTGGACCGTCGCTCTCCTATTTGTATGAAGACGCAGGAAGAGATACTGGACGTTCAAGTCGGTTTGGCGGAAGAGTTGCGTAAGCCGTTGATTATCCATTGTGTGAAGGCGTATTCGGAATTGATTGCCGTGAAGAAACGAACAGGTTCTTCCGTATCTTGGATTATTCACGGGTATAACAATAATGAACAGATATTGCGGCAGTTGTTGGATCACGGATTTTATATTTCCGTGGGAGCGGCTTTGCTGAATTCACGTTCGAATGCTTTTCAGTTATTGCGGATGATCCCGGTGGGAAGGTTGTTTTTAGAGAATGATGATAAAGAGGTAGAGATTTCGGTTATTTACGAGGCGGCATCTGCCATTCTAGGGGTAGATGTAGAGGCGTTGAAAGAAATAACGAGGAATAATTGTAATCAAGTTTTTAGAAAATAG
- the clpP gene encoding ATP-dependent Clp endopeptidase proteolytic subunit ClpP — protein MFSQDEFKKYATKHKGISSLNLHRFESAVSSYINPTIIEERQLNVASMDVFSRLMMDRIIFLGVPIDDDVANIIMAQLLFLESADPTKDIQIYFNTPGGSVYAGLGIYDTMQYIQCDVATICTGMAASMGAVLMTAGTKGKRSALQHSRIMIHQPMGGAQGQASDIEITAREIMKLKKELYQIIADHSGNPIKKVEKDSDRDYWMTAAEAKEYGMIDTVLIREHK, from the coding sequence ATGTTTTCACAAGATGAATTTAAAAAATATGCCACCAAGCATAAAGGGATTAGCAGCTTGAACCTTCACCGGTTCGAATCTGCCGTCTCCAGCTATATAAACCCGACCATTATCGAGGAACGCCAGCTAAACGTGGCAAGCATGGACGTGTTTTCCCGGTTAATGATGGACCGGATCATTTTCCTCGGAGTACCTATCGATGACGATGTAGCCAACATTATCATGGCGCAATTACTCTTCTTGGAATCGGCAGACCCGACCAAGGACATCCAGATTTATTTCAACACGCCGGGCGGTTCCGTTTATGCCGGATTAGGTATTTACGACACGATGCAATATATACAATGCGACGTGGCAACCATCTGTACCGGAATGGCCGCATCCATGGGTGCCGTGCTGATGACAGCCGGGACAAAAGGTAAACGTTCCGCGTTGCAGCACTCACGCATCATGATTCATCAACCGATGGGCGGGGCTCAAGGGCAAGCCTCCGATATTGAAATCACGGCTCGCGAGATTATGAAATTAAAAAAAGAACTTTACCAGATCATCGCTGATCATTCCGGGAACCCGATCAAGAAAGTAGAGAAAGACTCTGATCGCGACTACTGGATGACCGCGGCCGAAGCCAAAGAATACGGGATGATTGACACAGTATTAATTCGGGAACACAAGTAA
- a CDS encoding alpha-L-fucosidase: protein MKNTFITTLLLLTVVFCSAQEKYVPSQENLINREWFRDAKFGMFIHWGIYSMLADGEWVLTNKSLNEAEYQKLADGFYPSKFNADEWVRIAKDAGMKYICFTSRHHDGFSMFDTKQSDYNIVKATPFKRDVIKELAEACQKHGLKLFFYYSHIDWHRPDYYPWGRTGRNTGRTPSGTWEDYLKFMDAQLTELLTNYGPIGGIWFDGWWDKPDADWQLERQYTLIHRLQPGCLIGNNHHKAPFDGEDFQMFERDLPGQNKAGYSADAEISALPLESCETMNNTWGYNINDRNFKSTKQLIHTLVGAAGNNANLLLNVGPRPGGDFPEGSVTHLKEIGEWMRTYGETIQGTRAGTIPHQDWGVTTQKGNKLYVHILNLNKDQLLLPITNKKVKTIVHFKDKTPVKYTKTKEGILLQLGRVPTDIDHVVEITYR, encoded by the coding sequence ATGAAAAATACATTCATTACTACGCTCTTATTATTAACCGTCGTATTTTGCTCTGCCCAAGAGAAATACGTTCCTTCACAAGAAAACCTTATCAACCGGGAATGGTTCCGGGATGCCAAGTTCGGTATGTTCATCCACTGGGGAATATACAGCATGCTGGCTGACGGCGAATGGGTGTTAACTAATAAAAGCCTGAACGAGGCGGAGTACCAAAAACTGGCTGACGGGTTCTACCCTTCCAAATTCAATGCCGACGAGTGGGTTCGTATCGCCAAGGACGCCGGCATGAAATACATCTGTTTCACCTCCCGCCATCACGATGGATTCTCGATGTTCGACACGAAACAATCAGATTACAATATTGTCAAGGCTACCCCTTTCAAACGGGATGTTATCAAGGAATTGGCCGAGGCCTGCCAGAAACACGGGCTTAAATTATTCTTCTACTATTCCCATATTGACTGGCACCGTCCGGATTATTACCCGTGGGGACGCACGGGACGGAACACGGGTCGTACCCCTTCCGGCACGTGGGAAGATTACTTGAAATTCATGGATGCCCAGTTAACCGAATTACTTACCAATTACGGCCCGATCGGTGGTATCTGGTTCGACGGTTGGTGGGATAAACCCGACGCGGACTGGCAACTGGAAAGACAATACACCTTGATCCACCGCCTTCAACCGGGATGCCTGATCGGGAATAACCATCACAAAGCCCCTTTCGACGGGGAAGATTTCCAAATGTTCGAACGGGATCTACCGGGACAAAACAAAGCCGGGTACTCTGCCGATGCAGAAATCAGCGCCCTACCGTTGGAAAGCTGCGAGACCATGAACAACACGTGGGGCTACAACATCAACGACCGGAATTTTAAATCCACGAAACAACTCATCCACACGTTGGTGGGTGCCGCCGGGAACAATGCAAACTTATTATTAAACGTGGGTCCCCGTCCGGGTGGAGATTTCCCCGAAGGATCAGTTACGCACTTGAAAGAAATCGGAGAATGGATGCGCACCTACGGTGAAACTATCCAAGGAACCCGTGCCGGAACCATCCCTCACCAAGACTGGGGAGTCACAACCCAAAAAGGAAATAAACTCTACGTTCACATTCTAAATTTGAATAAAGACCAGCTTTTACTCCCGATCACCAATAAAAAAGTGAAGACCATCGTGCATTTCAAGGACAAAACTCCGGTGAAATACACCAAAACAAAAGAAGGAATCTTGCTACAACTGGGAAGAGTCCCCACGGACATAGATCATGTTGTTGAAATCACTTACCGATAA